One Nocardia farcinica genomic region harbors:
- the uvrC gene encoding excinuclease ABC subunit UvrC, protein MADPATYRPAPGTIPVEPGVYKFRDSYGRVIYVGKAKSLRSRLNSYFADVASLHPRTKQMVTTAASVEWTVVSTEVEALQLEYNWIKEFDPRFNVRYRDDKSYPVLAVTLNEEYPRLFVYRGARKKGVRYFGPYAHAWAIRETLDLLLRVFPARTCSTGVFKRHNQIGRPCLLGYIDKCSAPCVGRVSAEEHRAIVEDFCDFLAGRTDKMVRELERRMHAAAEDLDFETAARLRDDVQALRRALEKQAVVLGTGTDADVIAFATDELEVAVQIFHVRDGRVRGQRGWVVDKSGDAVDSGTGDDETGALVEQFLTQFYGEQAAYADQTPDEQPATVVPREVLVPQLPAGHEQLQEWLSRLRGSAVRLRVPQRGDKKALAETVERNAKEALAQHKLKRAGDLTSRSAALQDIQDALDLDSAPLRIECVDISHVQGTDVVASLVVFEDGLPRKSDYRHYAIKEAAGEGRSDDVGSIAEVTRRRFYRLRKERDEAEREELDGTAAGAPLVDDDETPTSRPGIDPTTGRPRKFAYPPNLYVVDGGAPQVAAAAEVLDELGITDVAVIGLAKRLEEVWVPGEPDPVILPRNSEALFLLQRVRDEAHRFAITFHRSKRSRRMTASALDSVRGLGAARRTALVTHFGSVAKLKEATVEEITEVPGIGVATAKAVLAALHQE, encoded by the coding sequence GTGGCAGATCCAGCGACGTACCGGCCCGCGCCGGGCACCATCCCCGTCGAGCCGGGTGTGTACAAGTTCCGGGATTCCTACGGCCGGGTCATCTACGTCGGAAAGGCCAAGAGCCTGCGCAGCAGGCTGAACTCCTACTTCGCCGACGTCGCCTCGCTGCACCCGCGCACCAAGCAGATGGTCACCACCGCGGCGAGCGTGGAGTGGACCGTCGTCTCCACCGAGGTGGAGGCGCTGCAGCTGGAATACAACTGGATCAAGGAATTCGATCCGCGGTTCAACGTGCGCTACCGCGACGACAAGTCCTATCCCGTGCTCGCGGTCACGTTGAACGAGGAGTATCCGCGGCTGTTCGTGTACCGGGGAGCGCGCAAGAAGGGCGTGCGCTACTTCGGTCCCTACGCGCACGCCTGGGCCATCCGCGAGACGCTGGACCTGCTGCTGCGGGTGTTCCCCGCGCGGACCTGCTCCACCGGAGTCTTCAAGCGGCACAACCAGATCGGCCGCCCCTGCCTGCTCGGCTACATCGACAAGTGCTCGGCGCCGTGCGTCGGGCGGGTCAGCGCCGAGGAGCACCGGGCCATCGTGGAGGACTTCTGCGACTTCCTGGCCGGGCGCACCGACAAGATGGTGCGTGAGCTGGAACGGCGTATGCACGCCGCCGCCGAGGACCTCGACTTCGAGACCGCGGCCCGGTTGCGCGACGACGTGCAGGCACTGCGCCGGGCGCTGGAGAAGCAGGCGGTGGTGCTCGGCACCGGCACCGACGCCGACGTGATCGCCTTCGCCACCGACGAACTGGAGGTGGCGGTGCAGATCTTCCACGTGCGCGACGGCCGCGTCCGCGGGCAGCGTGGCTGGGTGGTGGACAAGTCCGGCGACGCGGTGGACTCCGGCACCGGCGACGACGAGACCGGCGCGCTGGTCGAGCAGTTCCTCACCCAGTTCTACGGCGAGCAGGCCGCCTACGCCGACCAGACCCCCGACGAGCAGCCCGCCACGGTGGTGCCGCGCGAGGTGCTGGTGCCACAGCTGCCCGCGGGACACGAGCAGCTCCAGGAGTGGCTGAGCCGGTTGCGCGGCTCGGCGGTGCGCCTGCGGGTGCCCCAGCGCGGCGACAAGAAGGCGCTGGCCGAGACCGTCGAGCGCAACGCGAAGGAGGCGCTGGCCCAGCACAAGCTCAAGCGCGCCGGCGACCTCACCTCCCGCTCGGCGGCGCTGCAGGACATCCAGGACGCGCTCGACCTGGACAGCGCGCCGCTGCGCATCGAGTGCGTGGACATCAGCCACGTGCAGGGCACCGATGTGGTCGCCTCGCTGGTGGTGTTCGAGGACGGGTTGCCGCGCAAGTCCGACTACCGGCACTACGCCATCAAGGAGGCGGCGGGGGAGGGTCGCTCCGACGACGTGGGCAGCATCGCCGAGGTCACCCGTCGCCGGTTCTACCGGCTGCGCAAGGAGCGCGACGAGGCCGAGCGCGAAGAACTCGACGGCACCGCCGCGGGCGCGCCGCTGGTCGACGACGACGAAACGCCGACGTCCCGGCCCGGCATCGACCCGACCACCGGCCGCCCGCGCAAGTTCGCCTACCCACCGAATCTGTACGTCGTCGACGGCGGTGCGCCGCAGGTGGCGGCCGCCGCCGAGGTGCTCGACGAACTCGGCATCACCGACGTCGCCGTGATCGGCCTGGCCAAGCGGCTCGAGGAGGTGTGGGTGCCCGGTGAACCGGACCCGGTGATCCTGCCCCGCAACAGCGAGGCGCTGTTCCTGTTGCAGCGGGTGCGTGACGAAGCCCACCGCTTCGCCATCACCTTCCATCGCAGCAAGCGCTCGCGCCGGATGACGGCCTCGGCGCTGGACTCGGTGCGCGGTCTGGGCGCGGCCCGGCGCACCGCGCTGGTGACCCACTTCGGCTCGGTGGCCAAGCTCAAGGAGGCCACGGTCGAGGAGATCACCGAGGTGCCCGGGATCGGGGTGGCCACGGCGAAGGCGGTGCTGGCGGCCCTACACCAGGAATGA
- the rapZ gene encoding RNase adapter RapZ codes for MTRVESNNTASQAPPSGAGTLEQQVEVVIVTGLSGAGRGTAAKVLEDLGWYVADNLPPELIGRMVELGAAADPPIRRLALVMDVRSRFFTGDLSVVADQLRALGLRTRVLFLEASDDVLIRRFGFARRRHPLQSESADGTLSAGIAVERVRLAGVKAAADLVIDTTELSIHQLHRKLEEAYGGGAPAALQLTVQSFGFKYGVPLDADMVLDVRFLPNPHWIPELREHSGQETVVSEYVLSRPGAQDYLHTCHHLVDLTTSGYRQEGKRYMTVAVGCTGGKHRSVAIAEALGELIGADTSAESADVVRVVHRDLGRE; via the coding sequence ATGACACGCGTCGAATCGAACAACACCGCGAGCCAGGCCCCGCCGAGCGGCGCGGGCACGCTCGAGCAGCAGGTCGAGGTCGTCATCGTCACCGGGCTGTCCGGGGCGGGGCGCGGCACCGCGGCCAAGGTGCTCGAGGATCTGGGCTGGTACGTCGCCGACAACCTGCCGCCGGAACTGATCGGGCGGATGGTGGAGCTCGGCGCCGCCGCCGACCCGCCGATCCGGCGGCTGGCCCTGGTCATGGACGTGCGCAGCCGCTTCTTCACCGGCGATCTGTCGGTGGTGGCCGATCAGCTGCGCGCGCTCGGCCTGCGCACCCGGGTGCTGTTCCTCGAGGCCTCCGACGATGTGCTGATCCGCCGCTTCGGCTTCGCCCGGCGCAGGCATCCGTTGCAGAGCGAGAGCGCCGACGGCACCCTGTCCGCGGGCATCGCCGTCGAGCGCGTGCGGCTGGCGGGGGTCAAGGCCGCCGCCGACCTGGTGATCGACACCACCGAACTGTCGATCCATCAGCTGCACCGCAAGCTGGAGGAGGCCTACGGCGGCGGCGCCCCCGCGGCGCTGCAACTGACCGTGCAGTCCTTCGGGTTCAAGTACGGGGTTCCACTCGACGCCGACATGGTGTTGGATGTGCGTTTTCTACCCAATCCACATTGGATACCGGAACTGCGGGAACACTCGGGACAGGAGACCGTGGTCAGCGAGTACGTGCTGTCGCGCCCCGGCGCTCAGGACTATCTGCACACCTGCCACCACCTGGTCGACCTGACGACGAGCGGCTACCGCCAAGAGGGGAAGCGATACATGACCGTGGCAGTGGGCTGCACGGGGGGCAAACACCGGAGCGTGGCGATCGCCGAGGCGCTGGGGGAGCTGATCGGCGCCGACACCTCGGCGGAGTCGGCGGACGTGGTGCGGGTCGTGCACCGGGATCTGGGGCGCGAATGA